attatattataaatattttttcctctgAAGGTagcttaagataaaaaaatttatttttttattgaggtacttattttatataaaattgaattattgtaATCAATATTTAACATTTGTGAAGATTGtcgtgttattttaatttattttttgatatttcacaACCAAAAGTTCATCTTCTGcggagattttttaaaaattttttgtctctgATATTTAATTATGGACACAAGGTCTTCAATGCCATCAGTTAGACACGCACTAGTCTGTGTAACAAAAACAACtgtttaataactcattaaTTGATTGTTTGAGTGCTAAATGTTGATTTGGGAAACATGAACAAGACAAATAACAATGATCAATGTTATGAAAGTCAGGTTTCAGTTTAATTAATGAGAATATTGCCGCAAGTATtctagaattaatatttattatcggtaatatttttaatgagcaTAATCTTTAATTTGCATGCAAATATCTGAACAGACTCCTTTAAAACCAGTTGTTTTTGCGGTTGCTATATTTTGCAGTTTATATGTcgtgattttgttaaaaattattttttaaatgaaaaattgttactGTTGTTGTTtgagagcaaattttttttaatttcataatatttgatcaagatttcagtttgaaataatcaagatgagtagtttttttttttactaaaataaaattgcagaatgggaaaaatgttttaatatgatTCAATGATGAATGGTTTTATATGATgactttaatatttcaattcttaattcctaaaaatttatgtaaaaattttgaattgcgtAAAATCTTTTGCATGTTAGAATCTCTTTTGTTGAACATGGTTGAATCTTTTGCGTGTTAGAATCTTTTTTGTTGAACATGTTTGAATCTTTTGCGTGTTAGAATCTTCTTTGTTGAACATGTTTGAATCTTTTGCAATGTCAAAAATTGGTATTAGCAagtgtacaaattttaaaatactttattaaaatactttattaaaaaggttattttttattaacacaattttaagttgaaatgaaaatttaactaatatttctaaatcaaatacaaatctaaaatttagaattcttcTTTCTTAGTCTgctagatattttaaaagaaaaattcattttatatagtactatttataatttcaaaattttttttttagcaatttataaaacaaagttttatgaATGACATCTTTTTACCTAAATAagtaaaaggtttaaaattaaaagaaattaagtcaGTGATAATTATTTCTCTCATAGTTcattaatacttaaattacttaataatttttttgtgccagctaggtggccgagcggttagcgtgcctgactgcgaagccaatggctgcgagTTCGAATTCcactctgggcatggatgtttctctctatgTGTTGTCCACTATTGTGTGTGATGTGTGGATGTgacccaccctatgaacgggtttgtggcagtgtggcgtggataatgttgctcgcctccgtgactttggttcacaggtgcccactgggtaacgctaaatgatcaacacttccggcatcttctgaGGTGAAGAACGAGAGTTCAAGTTCCTgccgttattaaaaaataaataaataaataaataaatttaaaaaaaaataataatttttttgtatttttagttgttagtaatgaaatatctttttttaattttcatggaAAATACTGAACTGTGTTAATCAAACGacttgtaaaaatgattttacgaTATTCAGGAACCTTTGCTCTTTTACAATTTGTCTAAATGATATGAATGACTTTGATATCATTTAGACTGATACACATGGCAGAATGACTTTATGTTTGTaattgtaaacataaaaaagcTTCATTAAAGCTTAGAAACATGGAAACAGCTCTCCtgaaaaactgttataaaaacaattagtaaCACATGCTTGTTCTATTTCAGAACAGTTTCTACATCTCAACACACATAATAACTATTTTGTTAACACAATTTTCGGGTTAACAACTACTTATGTTCAATTTTGAttgccttgtcattttgaacccattccagaagacaagggaactcttggatcaaatattcagagaaattaaCTTTCACGggggacttcttgatggaactaaccctcatttgcattgcatcagtgtttcccaaagtgtggtacgcgtacctcCAGGGTTACAGGAACAGTTTAGGgagggtacgcgttcttatgctaAATAActtgcaacaaacaaaaatttcaaaatttattatgttaaaccaaagctagccatgaaaatgtacgattacgtatttttctattggctattttttgcagagttaacagttagtAATGAGTGGTGTCAaaagccagttgtgatttttaacttttgtgcaatttttttatagtaaaaagtacattaatttttttattagcggTACACagctttgcaaaaaatttaataagggtacacaaaagtcataggTTAGGGAAACACTGCATTGCATGAATAGgagaaccacgaaaacttcccatggttagcctcaCAGCAAGGAGACTTTATCCTATAATCCGTCTACTAtcgaggatattttacgtcagtgcAGGCTGGGTGCAGTATCGACCGGCCATCACCTCATGGGAAGGCGAATACTCCATCTCTGTCATTCAGCACATAGTGTCAGACAAGGCAAGCCCCTTAAAACAACTTCACACTTCGTTTATAAAGCATTGGGCGAAGATGCTTGCTTacatcaaaatacaaagtttaaaatatttgcttgggATACATTGTGCTATGTAGattaaaaaacagcaaaaataataataacaacagaaagggacatactatagttttggTTCTATAAACAGTATCTAAGCAACAAATGATAGTAGCGAAGTAAAAATCAAGTTGTAAAGGCTGCTAGTCTGTGCCTACACTAACTTTAACTAGTTTACTCTCACTTTTGTTAAACATGTTCTTTATTCTTAAAGGAATGTCACAGGCCCCCTGCCACGGATTACGACTACAATGATCCACGGAGAGTGTGGTACTGCGCTAAGTGTGttaaaaacatgaagaaaatggtacaaacatttcttttttaatttatcttaaaagagCACTCTATTCTTCTTCTATGACTCATTATGATATTTTGTTCATAGGCCACCAAAACtcaaaaaactgcaaaatcAGGCATTTCAGTACCTTCTAAAGAGCCTGTATCACAAACAAAGTGCAGCAAGTCTGAGAGTTCACCCCCTTCTTTAATATTGCCATTCAAGAGAACTGAATtaaaagtgagtttttttttgtttcactgacagtgaaatattttttaaaaaaggaaatggaGAAAGGCTTGTAACTGTCTTGGCTTtcttgagtaaaaatattttgttctgatGTTAGCTTTTTGTCCTGATAttcctaatatttatttgtcaaatgaacatgttattttcaacaaatacaAATAGAATTGCAGTCttataataatcaatttgatgaataaaattatcttttaattttaattaacaatgctgttaaaaaatcagaaaattagaTAGTTCCAAACTTGGGAATTGTCCACTATTTATATGCATGATTTCGACTAGAGCCCTGTGGTAGAATTTTTTCTGCTACTAACCTCCCTCACGCACGTAACTTTCtgtgagatatttttaatagttgtaaatatatgttactaatttttaatagcagaAGCAtgtgcttataaaaaaaaactccatgtatagaataaaactgtatatagtatttttttaattgtgagtgtcataattgtaaaataatatataattctaatattattggcgatgttttcatttcaaagggaaaataaaagcagtgttttttttttgtttgttctcattttgcatgtaatttaaataaaatataaaaatcgtgAAATTCGTGGCAGTAAccgcaataataataaataattttttattaacacagtggggaatatttttcaataactttatttttctgctgtttTTAAGGGTTCTGAAgacatctataaaatattagtaattcaaGTAAATACTTTCTGtagagaaattttcaaatcgtgctagttttttttaactgcaaacGGTTAttgaaaaagtcaattttttacaACAGTTTTTGAAACAGTATAATTATTCCACTTTAGATttgttatatgtttttataatgggTTCAAGTTGTAAGTtctgaaaataaacttaaaaaaatcaattagcataaaaaaaaatttttttaattcaaatttaatggtGCGTTAACCTACCAGTGGCCAAATGCATGAGAAATAGGTGGAATTTGAAAACTCACTTTTTATGCAAGGTTTCATAGTTTTATTGAAGTTCTATTgtatattcagaaatttattagttttattatgaaGTTTTATTGTTATCAGAGATTTATTTTGCTGAGGCTAACAGTGATCAACAGAATATGCCATTCGGAACAAGTTTTGTTCTGAAGATACTTAGAGTTGTTTCAAGATCTGAGttgcacaaaatttattttgaaaactttttctcttcctatagtttatttgaaattttgaaaaaaaaaacggtttctTTGCATCTCACACAGCTCGCGAAAATCACACAGGTGGTTGTATATTGAATGActccaaagaagaaaaaacattatgatTCCTACGATTTTGCATCTAACAAGGAGGCATGGGCAATAAAGTGGAATGACAATGCTGTGATAACAATTGTTACTAATAACGGTACCATTTTGCCTCTTGTAAATGCCAAACAATACAGTcgcaaagaaagaaaagttgTCATTTCACAACTCATTTCGGATTACGATTAGCATATGGGAGGTGTTGACTTCCATGGCAATGCCTTAGCTAATTATTGCATTAAGATTCAAGGTAAGAAAAGGTGGCCATTATTTACAAACTTCATTGATAGGGTTATAGTAAATTCTTGGAATCTGCATAGAATTTCATCTAGCTCAGAAATATCGCTTATAGACTTAAGGTCATACATAGTTATTGCCTGAATCAAAGAACAATCCATTTGATTAAAGTACATTACCCATCCTAACTAAGGTCGCCCATCATTCCTCAGCGCTGCCAAAAGGACTGACAGAATCGAAATACAATACGTGTTAGtgagcttgaaaaaaaaacgcagaTGATGTACTGTGTGCAAAAACCTCACGATTTTTTTATGCATCAAATGCAAAGTCCATTTGCATCCAAAATGTTTAGAAtctttccattaaaaatttaactgttgaACTAAACGAATTGTTCATTGATCTGGCTGATGGTGTGTATAcccacaattttattttttaaataaattatttttttatgcatgaaagttatttttttgtcttaatgaatataatttgactgaaaataatatcgtattttataaaatttctatcctTGGtctaaaaaggaagaaaagactTTTGAATTAACTTTTGTAGACAagctgattttcttttctttacagaCGCAAGCAAATAGCCAAGCGAATAACCAAGTGACTGCTGCCAATAAGCCCATAGGTTTAGCTGGTTTAGCCGCTAATTTTGGTGGCAGAACAACTGCGTCTGTTTCTACTGCATCTGCTGCACCTCGTAGCGTGAAAATCTCGACTTCGAATACGAGTTTGAAAACTCCGTTCTCCTCCACGTCAAAGACTTCCTCTGTGTCAACAGCAATCACGACAAAGTCTTCTTTTCAGAGTTTGGCATCCACCACTTCCTCCTCTACATCTAGTCAGAAGCCGTCCACGACGACTACCGCTACGAAAGGCCTCGGACTTTTGAGTGCAGTCGTGGCGTCCGTTCGATCTGCGCCGCCCGTGGCGGCTGCTGCGCCTGGCAATGGAAATAGTGCTCATAAGGTTGCCAGCTGCAGTCCACTCATGAGTGCTGACAAAAGATTGCAGATAATGAAGAAGAAAGCATCCAAGCAACAGGAAAGGCGTAGATTGTCCACTAAATGATATGCAATGCAGTATTGGCAAACTTTTGATCTGATTGCcctgttttaattgtttaaaagataCACTAATAAATAATGCAACACTGTGCAAgtaatttacgaaatcagaacccaacacatttttcttatgaacaatcataacttattatttattttttgtttttgctgtaTTCGGGATTTTAGTACCCTCAAATTATGGGGGGGGGAGTGGGCTGCTGGAACAATTAAAAAGCATCTAGTCCTAATAGTTTAATCATGACGCCCCCTTACTTctgctaatttttctttttgcgtttTTAGCCTTCATTCTGAAACTAATGATCGAACTCAAAAAATTCTTCCATCCACTTATGAAACTTGTTTCTTCAATGATAAGTTCacgcaaaaagaatttttttttttttaataattatttattatgaagattaaaaattattggcaAAACTGGAATTCTAAAGTATACTTCTAGTCCTTCTTATAGGGAAATATTTAATGGAATACTGGAACAAAATCAATTCCAAAACTGGaacaaaatcagttaaatatttcctgaaaaataaagataaaaaatataactttttttaatttcttgggaactattcaaatgattttatgcatattttgaattttgcctttaaaaattgcatcatttaaaattaatatagacATGAAACTTTCTATAGATAGAATTTTGCCAAATATaaggaacaaaaattatatcatttgaaCTTTTAATAGCTCTCCTGatgattgtattttataaattgcagtAACCTCTCTTAGTTTGGGCATCCAAAtctattgattaaaaatggctAGACTTCAATATTCAATTCCTACTTAACACTTAATTGACAGATCCTTCAAATCATTGTATTTAAGTCACTGgaacattagatcaaaagttatttggcCTCAGTTATTATTTGTCTCCTTTTTGACTCACTATACTCTGTGATAAATGTTTCAGGGTTGCCACCCAACAGGGAATCGtctaaaataacagaaaattttagaatttttcctttcaaacaGGGAAAATAAGCAGGGAAAGTGTAATCTGCGGGATATATGAAAATGATAGTTCAGCTATATCAAATTTGTTATagcattatttcttttgttctgTTGAGCTGTTCCTTATATCCAGCAACTAGAACTAGCATCCTAGTATAGCACACTGTGAATGCCTCATAATAAGTGTgcagggaaaacacagggaattttttttttttttacagatgtCACCCCTTTGTTTGTTCTCccttgaaaaataagtaaatacaaaaaagtatttttggcATGAT
The Parasteatoda tepidariorum isolate YZ-2023 chromosome 9, CAS_Ptep_4.0, whole genome shotgun sequence genome window above contains:
- the LOC107437128 gene encoding integrator complex subunit 12 → MTSEFDPLFIKGLRLLHSKSKDSTDQLKQLLDEMILQSKQSNSKDKIYTTVKLDGENKLHIKKASSVETAKYSSEDNRKSEKRNLEKLKQDSMESEAKIPKLEPPQVYSYYPSSPPDLPKLDQYVTKKEEETESSDDNADADDFAMEMGLACVICNQIEVTQGNQLIECQECHSLYHQECHRPPATDYDYNDPRRVWYCAKCVKNMKKMATKTQKTAKSGISVPSKEPVSQTKCSKSESSPPSLILPFKRTELKTQANSQANNQVTAANKPIGLAGLAANFGGRTTASVSTASAAPRSVKISTSNTSLKTPFSSTSKTSSVSTAITTKSSFQSLASTTSSSTSSQKPSTTTTATKGLGLLSAVVASVRSAPPVAAAAPGNGNSAHKVASCSPLMSADKRLQIMKKKASKQQERRRLSTK